The Treponema sp. OMZ 790 genome includes the window GTTTCTTGCCTTGTGGACGGTAAAATCATAGTGTTGGCTGAACACCAGTCCACCATAAACGAAAATATGCCTTTACGCTTTTTGCAGTATATCGCTCGGCTCTATGAAAAACTGCAAGCTCCGACAGACAGGTATCTGAGAAAGCTGTCAAAAATACCCGCGCCTGAGTTCTATGTTTTCTACAATGGCACAGATGATTATCCTGAAACCGCAATTCTAAAACTCTCCGATGCCTTTATTACAAAGCCTGAACAGATACCGCTGGAACTTGAAGTAAAGGTATTTAACATAAACAAGAATAAGGGAGCGGAAGTATTAAGCCGCTGTAAACCGCTTGAAGAATACAGTCTTTTTGTAGAAGAAGTACGAAAGCAAATGCAGCTCGACAGCGAAAACGGCTTTACCAATGCGGTAAAAATATGTATAGAAAAGGGAATCTTAAAAGAATACTTAATGAGAAAATCACGGGAGGTAATAAATATGTTGGTAGCAGAATATGATTATGATACGGACATTGCCGTACAGCGTGCAGAAGCAAGCAGAATAGCTTTTGCTGAAGGAATTGAACAAGGAATTGAGCAAGGGTTCTCCGACGGCTCTTACCAAAAAGCTCTTGAAACGGCAAAACTTATGAAACAAGCAAATTGTGAGCTTGACTTTATTATGCAAATGACAAGACTTTCCAAAGAAGAAATAGAAAAACTGTAACAAAGTGCGAAGTACAAATGCCGAAGTACAAAGTTCGCCCCTCGCACTTCGCCCGTTCGCCCCTCGGACTCGCACTTTGTACTTTCTTAAAACAAATTACAAAAAACTTTTCCAAAAACTTGTTATTCTCAAAAACTTGCATTATAATGTTTAAAGAGCGGACATCGTGTCCGCTCTTTAATCCGAGTTTTACGCTCCGCGTAAAACTCCTTACCTATAGCTTTAGCATACATCCGTGTATGCGCCGGAAAGTGAATGGAGGAATGTGAACTGCGAGGATTTATGAACGGCAAAATAAACCGCTTAAACAGTATAATAAAGGGTTCTCAAAAAAGTTCGGAAAAACGGCAAAAGTACTTGACACGGTACCGCATCCACGCGCAAAATTCACAGCTTCACAGCTTCACAGCTTCACAGCTTCACAGCTGAGGGCTAGCTGTGCCCAAATACATTTTCACTCACACACAAAACACACTTCGCATATAAAAGAGCGTAGGGTAAAGCCCGTACCCTCTTTTTTTATACACAAACCCCCGTAATCGGTTTAAAAACCGCACGTCCTGTGCGGTTTTTAAACCGAGTTTTGCTTGCGCAAAACTCATTACTAACGGCTTTTCTGCACATCCGTGTGCAGGATTTAAAACAGGATGTTTTATGTGCGGCTTTCGGCACGTCCTGTTCGGTTTTGAACTCGGGTTTTGGGCTTTGCCCAAAACTCATTATCTATAGCTTTTCTGCACGTCCGTGTGCAGATAAGAATTATGAATTATTTATTAAGGAGAAAAACAATGAAAAACACAAAACAAAGAACTGCATTTTTAAGAAATCGGGCGGCAGTCCTCACACTTGCCGCATCGTTAGTGATTATGGGGCTCTTTACCGCCTGCCCCAACGCCGCAGGAGGCGGCGGAACAAGTTCCGGCGGTAACACGGGCGGGGGTAGCAGCACCTCGCAATCCACATACACCGTAAACTTTAGCGTAGAAGACGGGAACGGAACACTTACGGCAAAGGTAGACGGCACGGCAATAAACAGCGGCGCCCAAGTGGAAAAAGGCAAAACCGTAACCTTTACCGCAACACCCGCAGCGGGCTACAGAATAACAGGCTGGAGCCGTAACGGCAGCTACCTGCCCATTGCAGGAAACACTTATTCGGAGCCAATTACCTCCGATGTAACGGTAGAGGTAGGCTTTGAATTGGATGTTCCCAACTACACCGTAAATTTCGGCACAGAAGGCGGGAACGGAACCCTTACGGCATTAGACCCTAACTCACAGCCGATTACAACGGGTACCGAAATAGCAAAAGGAAAAAAAGTCCGCTTTACCGCAGAGCCCGCAACAGGCTACATGACCGGCAGCTGGACAATCTCGGGCGGCAGCTTTGAAGCGGGTACCGGCACCCCTGAAAATCCCCTTGCAAACGTAACGGTAAACGCCCCTCTTACGGTAAAGGTGAGCTTTAAGCCGGCAGACACCATACCGCTTGCAAAATTAAGAATCGAAGGCACCGTGCTTAAAGGCTTTAAGGAAGGAGAAAACCCCGCAGGTATATTGCGCGTACCCGCGGGCATTACCGAAATTGCCGACAACGCTTTTCATTCCTGTACCGGCATAACGGAAGTACACCTTCCCGAAAGCCTTACCAAAATCGGCAAGTATGCTTTTAAGGATTGCGAAGGTATAACAAAGCTGACTATGGGCAAAAACCTTACCCGCATCGCCTACGGTGCTTTTGACAGCTGTAGAAACCTTGAAGGAATGCTCGAATTCCCCCCGAACCTTGCCGAAATAGACGGTGGTGCTTTTAGCCAATGCAATAAAGTAAGCGGCCTCGATTTTTCCAAGTGCACACAGCCCCTTACAATCGGCGAGTATGCCTTTGAAGACTGCGGAATAACAGGAACCGTCAAACTTCCCGCACGCCTTAGCTCTGTGGGAGATGGTGCGTTTTGGGCCTGCAATAAGGTTGCACTCTTTGACTTTTATGAGTGCAGCAACCCGCCCCTTACGGCAATCGGCACCAACGCCTTTAACTATACAGCCGGCAGGTTTAAAGTTAAAACCGGCACAGGCATAAAAGCCCTGCTCACCGCCTCAGGCGTAGCCGCAGGCAGAATAGACGAGGAAAGTTAATTGTTTCAAAACCGAGCCTCCTGCTCGGTTTTGAATCCCGGTTTCGGGCAAGCCCGAAACCGATTACTAACGGCTTTCCCGTACCTCCGTGTACGGGATTGTAGAAATTAAATTGAACATACAGCTGTCAGCTGTATAGGCCGGATTCCAAAGGCCGGCGAGGCCTTTGGCAGTGCGGGAGAGAGAGGGGGTTCTAGGGGGAGAGAGAACCCTGCCCTGAACGGGGGTCTTTCTCCCCCTAATGTTTTGGAGGAAAATTATGGCTAAAAAGAAAAAATCAGTTTGGGAAGTCTATCTTCGTCCCAACACCTTAACAAAAGAAAACGACCGCGACTGTATTGCGGACGTTCATGCTCACGCCGCAACTCAGCGTAACGAGGACATTGCAGAGCTCATCACAAAGGAGCGCACCGAGTTCCGCAAGGAAACCATCATCAACATCCTCAACATGCGCGACAAGGCGGTTAAAGACCTTATCCAAGAGGGCATAAGTTTTATGGACGGCTTGGTGCAAATAAGCCCGCGCGTGTCGGGGGTATGGGCAACCGAAAACGCCCCCTACGACGAAAAGGTTCATAAGCGCACGGTAGACCTTGTGCCGACGGCGGACTTACGCACGGTGCTTGACGCAATCGGCGTAAAGGTAATGGGTGCAAAAGAAGAAAGCGCCCGCATTACCGCAATCACCGACACGGCCACCGGCTTAAACGACGGTACGCTCACCATAGGAGATGACATCATCATCGAAGGCAACAAGCTTAAAATCGACGAAACCGACGCATCTCAAGGCGTCTTTTTCCGCCTTGCGGACGGCACCGAGCACAAAGTAACCCGCCGCCTCTCGGTAAACAACCCGAGCCAAATAATCGCCCGCGTACCCGCTGCGGTACCGGCGGGAAAGGTTACGGTAATAATACGGACAAAGTACTCGGGTACCTCCGTTCCATTAAAAACCGTAAAAGAAATGCAATTTAAGCTTCCCTGCACTGCAAAAGCGTAGCAGCCGATCTATCAAAGCCTCTTTGTACACCCTATCAAAGAGGCTTTACATATCCGCTCAGCACTCCGTTTATCAAAATATCGGTTTCATAATCATATTCAGCCTGTAACATATTGGTTCTTATAAAGCCTCAATTTCTTCTTTGCTTAAGCCCGTGGCTTGCACTATTTTTGCAGTAGAATCGCCGAGCTGTTTTAATATCTTTGCCGTTTCAATTTTGGTTTGGTAAGCACCTTGTTCAATGCCAATCATTAGGCTTTCTTGTCTTTGTACCGCGATATCGGTGTCATAATCGTATTCGGCCAGTAACATATTGATTACCTCCTTAGTTTTGCGTTTTAGATAATCTTTCAAAATATTATTTGCTATACATTCTTCAACGGCTTTTTGAAAACCGTTTTGAGAATCCTGTTTTTTCCATCTTCGTACCGTTTCTACGAATAACGTATACTCATACATCGTTTTGCAGTTTTCCAGTACCGGATGGCGGTTTTCCTTATTTATATTTATTACCTTTACAGTTAATTCAAGGCTCGGTTCTTCTGTCTTTTCTATAAAGGCATCCGAGAGGTTTAGAGTTTTATCGGAAGGATAGGCTTCCTCTCCATTATAAAAGACATAAAACTCCGGTGTCGGAATTTTTAGGAGGTTACGGCTGTATTTTTCTTTTGATTCAAAGATAGTTTCGTACAGGCGGCTTACATATTCAAGGCAGCGCAAAGGCATGTTAGGATTAATTGTTGACTGATGTTCGGCAAGCACTATAATTTTATTGTCTACGAGATACGACACATCATTATAAAAAGTCATATAGAGAACTTGGGTAAGCCTTATATTTTCTACGGGACAGGACAGCGGTAGATTCGTACCGTGCAAGGCGTTATAGAGCGATAAAAAGTTTTCTTTTGCCCGTTCGTCTTCTGCGAACAAATCGACAAAAACAGAGTCTTTGTAGCTGCGTTTGTGTTTAGACATTTTCTGCACCTCCTTATCTGTTATTATACCACAATTTTACGGATTTACAAATGCCCTAGCACCCGATAATGGTATCTATTCCCCTTAGATAGCTTTATCTAATATCCTTAGATAAGGTTATCTATACTCCTTAGATAGCCTTATCTATTCCCCATAGACAGCTCTATCTATAATGCTTTTTATTTATAAAACGTAAATTTAAATACGGCACCGTTTTCGTTGTAAGCGCAAAGGGTACCGTTGTTTTTTTCGGCAATGGATTTTGCGATGTTTAAACCTAAGCCGAAACCCTTGGAATCGGGAGTTTTATAAAAGCGGTTAAAGACGGAACGCAAGGCTTCTTTTTGAATACCGCTCCCGTCATCTTTAAAGATAACTTCCGTGTAAAGGGGCGTTTCGTTAAAAAAGACGTTTACAGTATTTCCTTTTGAAAGATAGGAAGCTGCATTTTTAAAAATGTTCATAAAGGCTTCGGTTATCCAATAATAGTCGGCACTTATAAGGATACCGGAAGATTCGATATGAACGGCAATGCCTTTTTGTTCAAAAAGATGTTCGCAAGCCTCATAAGCTTCAAAACAAGCTTCATAAACGGAAACAGGTTCTTTTTTCATCGGCACGGTTCCGGATTCAAGGCTTGCCGAATGAAGCAGCCTTTCGGTAAGCTCATTTAAGCGGTGCAGCGGAGAATTATCTGCGGACGGGCTTGAGTTTTCCAAAGAAAGGAGCATTGCCGTAATGGGTGTTTTTATTTGATGGGCTATATCTTCAAGATTTTTTTGAAATCTAAGCTTTTCGGCTTGAGCATTTTCCCGTTCAAAAATGAGTTCGGTATACAGCTTGTAAAGCCTATCGTAAAGAAGCCCCCCGTTTTTAGGAATCAGTTTTCCCTCTCCTTTTTCAAGGGAATCAAGGTAAGAGGCGATGTTGTCCGTTTCTTTTTTATTCTGCCGCCTGTAAAAAAAATATTCCAAAAGAAAGGCACTCAAAATCAAAACAAAGACGGCACAGAGCATAAGATAAAAAAAGGAGTAGTCCTCCCTATACATGAGTTTTTCAAGGAGTTCCGTTTTTATGTCTTCCGTCCGTATGCTCTCCGTCTTTATTTTTTGCAGGGCTTCAATCTTTTTCTCGTCGGGAAGATATTGTAATACGGCGGAAAGAGAAGCCGTATATTTTGCCTGAAAGTTTTTGTAAGCAAAAAAACTGAGAGCCGTCAAAATGCAAAAATAAACGGCAAAGCGTATTTTTAAGCCGTTCATGTTAACCCTTCCATCTGTAGCCTATTCCTCTTACGGTTTCTATCTTTGAGCTGCCTATCTTGTTTTTAAGGCGGCCCATCGTAACGGTCAGCGTGTTATCTTCGACAAATGCCTCGTCCTTATCCCAAATATGTTCCAAGATAAGGCTGCGCGTTAAAACCGTACTCGAGTTATTTAAAAAAAGGCTCATTATTTGATATTCTTTTTTTGTTAATATAATTTCCTTTTTATCGATGAGTATTATAGGCTCTCCGTTTTTTATATTCAAATAAATATCCTGATTATTGTTCCGGCGTAAAATTGCGTTTATCCGCGCTTTAAGCACATTGAGGCTGAAAGGCTTTGTTACATAGTCGCAAGCGCCCTCTTCCAAGGCCCTGACAATCGTTTGCTCATCATCTTGAACCGAAATAACTATGCAAGCCGATTTTATTTTCGGGATAAGCGGTAAAGAAGATTCTCTGCCAAGGTTTAAATCGAGGAGTACAATATCGGAATCAAGATAGGGCAAAGCCTCTTTTATCGAGGCGGCTTCCGCAATATCGAAATCCGCCTTAAAAAAAGTTTTTATCTCTTTTCGTATCGCATCATCGTCTTCAATTATAAGGAGAGTCATAAGTTTTTACTCTTTTTCAAACCTTGATTTTTCTGCCAATTTGCGTATATTTTTATTTGCATCGTATTGTATTTCACGGTATATATTGGAATCGGCAATACCATGTTCCATCATTTTTTCGAGCACCTGTCCGCGACATATTGAACACTTTGTTTTGTGATAGAGTAAGCGTAGAATATACTTAAAGATATCGTGTTTTGCCAACTCTTCCGACTCCAAAACGGAGTCAACAATATCTTCAATATCGTACATACCGCAGTTATCAAGCAGTTCAAGCAGTTTCCATTCCTTATCTTCAGAATAAAATTGTACGCAAATTTTTAAAAAACCGGTTGCTGTGTTTTCATCGTAACGTTCAAGCAAAAAATCATATACATCGGGATTATGCATGAGAACGAGGGCTTCAACAAGGTTTGTACGGTATTCTCCGTCTTGAATCGAGTCAAAGGAATCGAATAAGGCTTGGAGCGGTACCTGTATACATTTCTTCGGAAATAAACGGATCAGTCTTTTTTTTAGTACCTCATCCGCTCCGATAAAACAACCGGAAAGTTTTTTTATATCCTCATCGCTTGCCTGCCTGTTTATCCAACGTCGAATGCGCGGAAGTTCCGCTCTTTCTTTGAAATCCGGTTTTTGTAATGTTAAAATAACTTCCTCTGCCGTATAAGTTTGAACCTCTCTCGGCGAGTGTTCCCGTTTTGTTTGGGCTATGCTCAAGTAGCGGTATATAGCAGGGTCGTGTTCTTCTTGAAGCATTGCCGTTATTGTTTCAGTATCGTAACCCGTATAGTCTTGGACACATAGGTTGTAAAAATAATATCCTGCAAATTCTTCTATATCCTTATCTTCAATATGAGAGCCGAAATAGCGGGCAAGATATACGACAGCTTCATACTTATCAAGTTTTATAAGTTCATCTATACCGATTATATAAAAAGGTAGCTTTTTTTTTGCATAGTATTCGAACTTTTTATACAAGGCATTTTTTTCAAAGCGTCCGTCCTGTGCCAGCCTGACAGCAAAATTAAATACTTGCTCATCACCCCTATCATCCGAATCCATTTTATTAAAATATGCAATAACCCTGCTGTCAACCTTTTTTCTTTCAGGGTACAACTCCAATAAATCGTATACATAATCGGAACGGCTTCCTTCAAAAGATGGACCGAAAGCTTTATTTTCGATAATATTTTGGTAAAAAATATCTTCTACAATTTCAGAGGGCTGAATACATTTATTTTGAAGCAAAATATACGGAACACCTGTTCCTTTTTCCAATTCCTGTTCAAAAACAGTTATCATAAATCCTTACTCTTTCCTTACCAGTTCTCCCCGCTCTTCAAGTTCCGTTAAAATGCGGGCATAGTTTTTTTCGTCGATTTTATAGCGGAGGCGGTATAAAATGTAGCTGCCGACAATGCAAAAAAGAGGAAAGACGAGCATGGCGCTTTTCATCATCAAAAGGCCTTCTTTTGTAACCTCGGCGGCGGATGAAGCTTCTTTGATTCCCGAAAGGATGACGACTGCGCTTACGATGCCGTTTCCGATAGCTCCCG containing:
- a CDS encoding Rpn family recombination-promoting nuclease/putative transposase, giving the protein MSTANRKYKDSVFVDLFAEDEKAKENFLSLYNALHRTNLPLSCPVENIRLDNVMYMNIINDVSCLVDGKIIVLAEHQSTINENMPLRFLQYIARLYEKLQAPTDRYLRKLSKIPAPEFYVFYNGTDDYPETAILKLSDAFITKPEQIPLELEVKVFNINKNKGAEVLSRCKPLEEYSLFVEEVRKQMQLDSENGFTNAVKICIEKGILKEYLMRKSREVINMLVAEYDYDTDIAVQRAEASRIAFAEGIEQGIEQGFSDGSYQKALETAKLMKQANCELDFIMQMTRLSKEEIEKL
- a CDS encoding leucine-rich repeat protein translates to MKNTKQRTAFLRNRAAVLTLAASLVIMGLFTACPNAAGGGGTSSGGNTGGGSSTSQSTYTVNFSVEDGNGTLTAKVDGTAINSGAQVEKGKTVTFTATPAAGYRITGWSRNGSYLPIAGNTYSEPITSDVTVEVGFELDVPNYTVNFGTEGGNGTLTALDPNSQPITTGTEIAKGKKVRFTAEPATGYMTGSWTISGGSFEAGTGTPENPLANVTVNAPLTVKVSFKPADTIPLAKLRIEGTVLKGFKEGENPAGILRVPAGITEIADNAFHSCTGITEVHLPESLTKIGKYAFKDCEGITKLTMGKNLTRIAYGAFDSCRNLEGMLEFPPNLAEIDGGAFSQCNKVSGLDFSKCTQPLTIGEYAFEDCGITGTVKLPARLSSVGDGAFWACNKVALFDFYECSNPPLTAIGTNAFNYTAGRFKVKTGTGIKALLTASGVAAGRIDEES
- a CDS encoding DUF4469 domain-containing protein, whose protein sequence is MAKKKKSVWEVYLRPNTLTKENDRDCIADVHAHAATQRNEDIAELITKERTEFRKETIINILNMRDKAVKDLIQEGISFMDGLVQISPRVSGVWATENAPYDEKVHKRTVDLVPTADLRTVLDAIGVKVMGAKEESARITAITDTATGLNDGTLTIGDDIIIEGNKLKIDETDASQGVFFRLADGTEHKVTRRLSVNNPSQIIARVPAAVPAGKVTVIIRTKYSGTSVPLKTVKEMQFKLPCTAKA
- a CDS encoding Rpn family recombination-promoting nuclease/putative transposase; the protein is MSKHKRSYKDSVFVDLFAEDERAKENFLSLYNALHGTNLPLSCPVENIRLTQVLYMTFYNDVSYLVDNKIIVLAEHQSTINPNMPLRCLEYVSRLYETIFESKEKYSRNLLKIPTPEFYVFYNGEEAYPSDKTLNLSDAFIEKTEEPSLELTVKVININKENRHPVLENCKTMYEYTLFVETVRRWKKQDSQNGFQKAVEECIANNILKDYLKRKTKEVINMLLAEYDYDTDIAVQRQESLMIGIEQGAYQTKIETAKILKQLGDSTAKIVQATGLSKEEIEAL
- a CDS encoding sensor histidine kinase KdpD, translated to MNGLKIRFAVYFCILTALSFFAYKNFQAKYTASLSAVLQYLPDEKKIEALQKIKTESIRTEDIKTELLEKLMYREDYSFFYLMLCAVFVLILSAFLLEYFFYRRQNKKETDNIASYLDSLEKGEGKLIPKNGGLLYDRLYKLYTELIFERENAQAEKLRFQKNLEDIAHQIKTPITAMLLSLENSSPSADNSPLHRLNELTERLLHSASLESGTVPMKKEPVSVYEACFEAYEACEHLFEQKGIAVHIESSGILISADYYWITEAFMNIFKNAASYLSKGNTVNVFFNETPLYTEVIFKDDGSGIQKEALRSVFNRFYKTPDSKGFGLGLNIAKSIAEKNNGTLCAYNENGAVFKFTFYK
- a CDS encoding response regulator transcription factor gives rise to the protein MTLLIIEDDDAIRKEIKTFFKADFDIAEAASIKEALPYLDSDIVLLDLNLGRESSLPLIPKIKSACIVISVQDDEQTIVRALEEGACDYVTKPFSLNVLKARINAILRRNNNQDIYLNIKNGEPIILIDKKEIILTKKEYQIMSLFLNNSSTVLTRSLILEHIWDKDEAFVEDNTLTVTMGRLKNKIGSSKIETVRGIGYRWKG